One region of Lampris incognitus isolate fLamInc1 chromosome 4, fLamInc1.hap2, whole genome shotgun sequence genomic DNA includes:
- the rassf10b gene encoding ras association domain-containing protein 10 encodes MDPEESKISVWVSGLTTTCTDVVKVPQEERKTAGLSSCVVQTWGGLRSIIPDNTQVLRLRSARGEQRDDFRFLLLRHDAPLQSDAVRSAEARVVLSQAGPCVPRGFPGATGGPAADRQRRLIREAFTKMEKMNRKRAQVASRNTADKMETLVHLVISQDHTIGQQIHRIKDLDAEIERCETNVHSDRMKRHGLNYVQDTYLTDGVHDGPSRRGGGGEQFLSQRCEEVLKLQEELMEPQVLVDSMAVEIQEEPNQRWMTDRLQLEAEQSVDNQLLQDGDRIRTQLDTRLYTGLRLDTGVEATRSGLKLTREIVGTKGREVRDLLEKVNTLDVGLEDGAAHGHDGTAETGMMCTSLELKGERVERARGLSTTCDADDEDSGRVAYTVRVQISGLCVHQSPVQDVN; translated from the exons ATGGACCCGGAGGAAAGTAAGATCTCCGTGTGGGTCTCCGGGTTGACCACAACCTGCACCGATGTGGTGAAGGTTCCCCAGGAGGAGCGGAAGACTGCGGGTCTCTCCTCCTGCGTGGTGCAGACGTGGGGAGGCCTGCGGAGCATCATACCGGACAACACCCAAGTGCTGCGGCTGCGGAGTGCGCGCGGAGAGCAGCGGGACGACTTCCGCTTCCTTTTGCTCCGGCACGACGCGCCTCTGCAGAGCGACGCGGTCCGGAGCGCCGAGGCGCGCGTCGTGCTGAGCCAAGCGGGCCCGTGTGTCCCCAGAGGGTTCCCAGGAGCCACCGGGGGACCTGCAGCTGACAGACAGCGCCGGCTGATCAGGGAAGCCTTCACAAAGATGGAGAAGATGAATAGGAAAAGAGCACAGGTGGCGTCCAGAAACACCGCGGACAAAATGGAGACGTTGGTTCATCTGGTGATCTCTCAGGACCACACCATCGGCCAGCAGATCCACAGAATCAAGGACCTGGACGCGGAGATCGAAAGATGTGAAACAAACGTTCATTCTGACAGGATGAAGCGACATGGGCTTAATTATGTACAAGACACGTATCTGACAGATGGCGTTCATGATGGACCGTccaggcgtgggggggggggggagcagtttCTGTCCCAGCGCTGCGAGGAGGTGCTGAAACTCCAGGAGGAGCTGATGGAGCCCCAGGTGCTGGTGGACAGCATGGCCGTGGAGATCCAGGAGGAGCCGAACCAGAGATGGATGAC GGACCGTTTGCAGCTGGAGGCTGAGCAATCAGTAGACAACCAGCTACTTCAGGATGGAGACAGGATCAGAACACAGCTAGACACCCGTTTATACACCGGGCTTCGCTTGGACACGGGTGTAGAAGCGACTAGGAGCGGTTTGAAGCTGACCCGGGAGATTGTGGGGACGAAGGGAAGGGAAGTAAGGGATTTGCTGGAGAAAGTGAACACTTTGGATGTGGGCTTAGAGGACGGGGCAGCACATGGCCATGATGGGACAGCGGAGACTGGGATGATGTGCACGTCTTTGGAGCTCAAAGGTGAACGGGTGGAGAGAGCCAGGGGTCTGTCGACGACCTGCGACGCCGACGACGAAGACTCGGGCCGAGTTGCTTACACGGTCCGGGTTCAGATAAGCGGCCTGTGCGTGCACCAGTCACCCGTACAGGATGTGAACTAG